The DNA region CAAATATCATAGTTTTCCCATTGATAATACTATTTTTGGCACTCTTTCTTTTTATATTCAGAAAGAGCACATTTGCACACGTTATGGCATACATAGAGGAGGAGAATGCCATGATACTCCTTGCAATCTTTATTATACCCGTGCCATTTATAATAGAGGCAAGCGTCCTTCTCGATGTCTTTGCATTTATAATAATAGCATTTATAGTAATAAAAGAAAAGACAAGGCATGAACCAATGGAGGAGCTGCGTGGTTGAGATGATAATAGACATTATATTAATGTTAATGCCACTGATATCGATTATTTTTTATAAATACAATAATTATTCGTCATTTGCATCCGGAATAATAGCGATGTTTTTATTGTTATTTATAAAAAATTCAGAGAATATATTTTTAATAGATTCAACATCGAGAATCTTTATATTTATGATACTTGCGATATACACTGCATCATCGATCTATGGAACAAAATATATAAAAAAATATGCATCATTTATATCATATAATACATATTTTTTGCTTAATTCATTGTTTGCATTCACAATGCTTTTCACAGTCATGATAAACAACTATGGCTTCATGTGGGTTGGCATAGAGGGCACAACCATAAGCTCGGCACTCATGGTTATAACAGAGGGCACTGAAACGGCAAAGGAGGCGACCTGGCGTTATATAATAATCGTTTCGGCCGGCATTTCAATAGCATTTATTGCAATAATATTAATTTATTATTCCTTCCATACATTAACTGTATCATTAATAATCAATGAAAATAAAAAAAGCATACTAATTGCCCTGGCTGTTGCATTATCATTGATAGGCTTCGGCACAAAGGCCGGGATATTTCCAATGCATTCCTGGCTTCCCGATGCGCATAGTGAGGCACCTGCACCAACAAGTGCAATGTTCTCCGGTGTTTTGCTGCCAGTGGCACTTTACGTTGTTTATAGAATCTATGAAATTGATAGATTAAGGATGCTTTTTATAATATTTTCAATTACATCCATGGGATTTGCAGCCATATTTTTATCATACCAGACAAGGTACAAGAGAATGTTTGCATACTCAACGATGGAGAACATGAGCATGGCCCTTCTTGGCATTGCCCTTGGAGGCTATGCATTCCTCGGTGCAATAATACTTTTACTTGCACACAGCTTTGGCAAGGCAGGGGCCTTCTTCTCATCCGGGAATATTCTTTATTACAGCGATAAAAAAAGCATATTTGATATTAATTCAATTTACAAAAACAACAAGGTTCTTGGGATCTCGCTTTTACTATCGTCACTGGCGGTGACAGGAACACCTCCTTTTGGAACCTTCATAGGAGAGTTTCTTATAATCTATGGAATATTTAAATCCGGATTATGGTATCTTGCAATACCTGTTATTATATTTATCTTCATGGCATTTGTTTCGATAAACATGAACGTAACTGGCATGATGCTTGGAGATGAAAACCATGATATTAAGATACCAAAGATCATGCTTTACACATCATTGATCATGCCTGTTATATCACTTATTATAGGACTTTACCTGGTGGTTTATCATGAGATACTATAGCTATGGTGGGAGATCCGGAAGGCTTATAGGTAAGGCTGGCGATCTTACAATTTATGCTAGAACCTACAATTACGATGATATTAATCATGAAAATGAAAAAAGTACTGATTTTTCGTTCAATTTTTCATACGGACCATTGACAGGTGGTATACCAGAACCATTTAGATTTGATATAAACACATCCGGTGAGAAAATAAATTACATAAAATATTACAATTACAAGATAAGAAACATAAAATTAAAGGGAATTAATATAAAAGATGCAATACCATACATTGAAAGAATAAACGGAAACTTTGCAGCATCATACACTATATGCTTCTTAAGTTCTGTTATGGACGCGCTTGAAATTGAAATACCATATGAATTAAAGATGTACTATATTATTGAGATGGAGCTTGAAAGGATAAGAAATCATTTGTATGTACTTGCAAGGATGTGCGAGCCTGCAGGCTTTAACGTTCCGGCAAACATGTTAATGCACATAAAGGAAAGATTTTCAAGGATAATAGATATAACCTTTGGGCACAGGTATTTCTTTGGTGTGAATCAGTTAAAATCAAAAAGACTTGATATCTACAAAATGATAAATGTATATAAAAACGAGATAAATGATATATATTTAAATCTCCTAAATTCAAGGCTTTTCACGGACAGACTTCAGGACAATGGAAGGATTCTTGATGATGATATGACAGGCCCTGCTGCCAGGGCCGCAGGATATAAATATGACTCAAGATACGATTTTGATATATTTTACTATAATGATACAGGCTATGAGATAAAAACAGATGATTCTGGAGATGCTATGTCAAGGTTCAATGTAAGGTTCAATGAGATCCTTAACTCCATTGATATAATAGAAAATGCCGAGAATAAAACAGGGGATTCATGCTATAATATATTAGATGGTTCCGGCACGGGATTAACAAGGGTTGAATCGCCATCTGGTGATGTCGCATTTTATCTTGAATTAAGCAATGGCGTTATAAAAGATTTGAAGATCCATACAGCCCTGGAAAGGAACATGAAAAGCTTTCTGAAATCATCAACCGGAACAATATTTACAGATTTCCATTTTAATTTTGAAAGTTTTGGCCTCTGGGCGGCTGATGAGGTGAATATAATATGAATATATGGTTTTTGAAGGGTATAAAATCCGGTATAAAAACAGAGGATATATACAAAAGTGAATACAAACCACAGTGGTCAACTGAAATAACAGGCTCCGGGGATGTTAAATGCCCGACAAATGCAATATCAAACAATACCTGGGATAGCAGAAGATGCATATACTGCAGGCGGTGCTATCCTGAATATAACATAAATGGAAACGATGATATATCTATAATATCAGGAAGCATAGATAAAAAATTTAGGAAATCGCTTAACATATACAGCATAGATTCAGGAACCTGCGGTGCATGCAATTCAGAGCTATTTTCAATATCAATACCTGAATACGATCTGACAAGGTATCATATATTCTTTACAAACACACCAAGGCATGCCGATGCAATAATATTATCAGGAATATACAATGAATCCATGAAGGATGTAATAGATAATGCATTAGGTGCAATGCCAAAACCAGGGTACCTGATACTGCTTGGTGCCTGCGCCCTATCAGGAGGCATTATTGGTTCCGGGCATGAGATAAAAGCAGTGCTTGAAATACCAGGATGCCCGCCGAATCCATATACAATATTAAAGGGTCTTAGGAGGCTCATGCTATGATGTACATAATTTTATTTTTCATCATTGCGGCGCTGATCTCATTTATATTTAAAAGGACCGGATACATAATTTCAGTGATATCATCATTTTTATTGATAATATATGGCATAATAAATTTTTCATACCTGCACTTTTTTTACATAATATCAGGAACTGTCTGGGCACTGTCATCATGGTATTCAATATCATACGATGATGAAAAAGGGTATTTATCGATACTATACAATATTTCAATACTTGGCATGGTCACGGTCCTAATATCAAATAATTATTTAATGTTCCTTGCAGGCTGGGAAACCATGTCCATTTCAGGCTATTTAATAATAGCATTATACAGCAATAAAAGCTATCCTGCATTTGTTTTTTCTGCGTTCAGCGAGATCAGCACCGTTCTTATAATAACAGGATTTGCATACGCCTATTATATCACGGGCACATTCAACTTCGTTATAATAAAATCAATTGTTCCATTGATAATGGTTTCATTTGGTTTTATGACAAAGATGGGCATGTTCCCTTTTATGATCAGCGAATGGCTGCCCATAGGTCATGGCAATGCACCTGCAAACGCCTCCATAATACTAAGTGCAACCATGACGTTAATGGGTGTCTATGGAATCCTAAAAATGGCCATGTTAAGTCCGTATAATATCTACCTTGGATACATATTAATGCTAATAGGCGCATTTACAGTGCTCTTTGCAGGTTTATATTCATACCTCTCAGACCACGTAAAGTCACTACCGGCATTCAGCACTGTTGAAAACAACGGGGGCATACTTGTGGCCCTTGGACTTTACATATCAGTAGATGATTCATTGATAAGGATCTTCTTCCTATCCACGGTTCTTGTCTTCTCAATGGCACATTCACTTGCAAAGACTGGTATATTCATGGTAAGCGGCAATGTTTCATCCAGGACGCATGAGTATTTATTTAACATAGAGGATAAAAAGAGCAGCATGACCTATATCGGGGCGGTAATCCTTGGAGCATCATTATCAGGATTGTATCCAACCATAGGAGGCGTGGCCACATGGATGCTCCTGGAATCATTATTTATGAATGCAATATATTCTGTTTATGGCGTTTATTCGATAATTATAGGTGCAATGATAGCACTTGGAGAGGGTCTTGTATCTGCTGCATATATAAAATACATAACGTTCTCACAGCTCTTCAGGAAAAAGGGCAGGGTAAAAATCAAAGAGCAACCGGTTATAATAACAGGCGCCCTTGTGATTATACTAAGCCTGCTCAGTGTTTTAATAATAAACAGGAATTTTATATCTGGATTTGAATCGATAGGCATAGCCAATAGTTTTTTAATAGAGTCAAGGTATAGCTCTGGTGACTTTGGCCTCATAGCGCCGGCTTATGCCATTGCAATAATAGCGATCTCATTTTTATTATCTTTAATAATATTCAAAAAGCCCAGAATAAGATATAATATTCCATGGAACAATGGATTATCATACTTTGAAAGATACAATTCCATAGCATTTACATCAAACATAAAGGCAATGCTGAGTAAATTAATAACTGAAAAAATAGATGTTTTCTGGGAGGTTATGATTTTAATATCTGTTGAATACAGGAAGTTTGCAAAAAAATTATTATATAAAATAATGTCCAGTTCAATGTCAATTTACATGCTTTACATGGTTCTCGGGCTTTTCTTTGCAATAATCTTTGTCTATATTTTTTATTAGTTATTTTCTTAGTTTAACACAGACCCAGTTTTCAGGCACAGTGTATTCCTCAAGTTTTATTGAATCGTCGTTGCCAAATGCCGGGTAGACATAATCCTCTTCCTGCTTATTATGTGCCCTTAATATGCTTATAATCTCATTTATGTATTTTTTATTATGTGCATCATTTATATTCCTGTCTATTCGATCCATGAGCATCCATATTGATGCATGCTCCATCTCCAGGCCTGATATTCTTGCAGGTTCAACTCCAAGCTTCAATGCCCGCGGAAACATTACCTCCTCCTCAACGTATATATGCCTTTTAAGTCCTTTCTCTATCTCGCTGTATAAATTAACATCAGGGTTATTTTCCATGGATTCCAAAAGTTTTGACAGCATCTCATCAACGATTACATGGTCATTCTTCATCTCTGATTCGGTGTCCATGATCAAAAATTTTGCTATTTTATATAAATTTTTATTAAGAATATTAAGAAAAATTAACTTTCCAGGGCCATGATGATCATTTATAAAGATATTAAAAGATACATCAATAAAAATACCTTATATTATATCCATGCGATCTTGGTTATTACATTTATGATCTTCATGAATTATGCATTTTAAATGGCCGGGATCTTTTCTTAGTAACATTGATATACATTGAATTTTTTAAATTCCATGTAATTATCATAAAATTTTTTACAGGTTTACCAGGCCTTATTATTTCAAATTATAAATCTTTATGATTGTTCATTTACATTTAATAATTTAAATATTAAGGTATTACAGCATTATTTTAATCTGCTTTTATCATGACATTTGGAATGTTCTTTAAAATTAGTTTGCGTTAATTTACATATGTTAATGATTATTGATATCTTAAATTAACGTCAATAAAAGAATATATAATATTTTTTTATGGATTTTTTACAACATTAATTTTTAAGGTTTTCCAATGAAACATAAATATAATTATCATGTAAATTATGAATTTCTGATCATTTTTTATGGAATTTTTTACGGTTATTAACGAAACAGACATAGACAAAATATAAATAGATGTTATATAATATAATGACAATGGCAAGCATAGAGATAGATGAAAATGTTTATAAATACATATCCTCATCAGGGGATGATGTAAGCCTTTTTGTGAATAAGATGTTAAGGAGCTACGTTGAGGCTATGCAAAGGCCTGACTTCAATGAATACACAGAACATGGAAATGGTGACTGATTTTTTATTTAAATAATTTATAAAATAAAAATTAATTTTACTGTTTGTTTGCCTTTCTTGCCCTTTTGAGCCTTCTTATCTTTTTCTTCCTCCATTTCCAGCGCATCTTGCCTCTCTTTTTCCAGTCTCTTGAACTTCTCTTCAAAATGTCACCTCAGATACTCAGGTATTGTTTTTTAATATAAATATCTATAGGCATTATAAACTGCTATAATAAAAAAACAAATTTTATATTTATCTTTATAATTTATAACCATGAAGATATTAATAGCCTATGATGATACGAACGGTGCAAAGGAGGCCCTTAAATACGGCCTGAAATTTAAAAAGATCGTTGATGAGTACATCATTGTGTATGTTATTCCAGCCATAGTTGGTATAAGTGCATCCTTTGATTCCTATGTTCCGGAAACAGTTTACCAGGGTCAGGACAAGACTGCAGATGAGATATTAAACAATGCCAGGGCCATACTTGATAATGAAAATGTGAAATACAACATTGTAAAGATCAGATCCGAAGGTGATGAGGTTTCAAAGTTAATAGCAGATTATGCAGTCCAGAACGGTGCTGATATGATAATAACCGGTACAAGGAAGCTGCATGGCATAAGCAAGTTAATATTGGGATCCGTTAGCTCAGGAATTATAGCGCATTCAGAGATTCCTGTTCTGGTTGTTCCGCCCAGCTGATTTATATACTAAATTATAATTCAGGAGTGTGATATAATTGGGAAGCATAAGACCATCAAATATAAAGAGGATAGCCGAGGAGATTGTGGATAACAACCCTGGTATATTCAATGAGGATTTCGAAAACAACAAGAAGATATTATCTGAGATGCTGAAGAATTCTGTTACAAAGAAGACAATGAATGCAATAGCGGGCTATGTAACAAGATACATATTAAAAAAGAAGTCCAAGGAAAAAAGCGAGATGGAACAGCTTGGGCTTGCATAAATTATTTTACAACAGGAAAATTTTGTTTTTTCCAGTTATCCATGCCACCTTCGAGGTGTGCAAGATTTTTATAGCCCATTCTTGTTAACCTGTTTGCCGCAGCCCTGCTTCTATGACCTGTCTTGCATATTAATATAATCCTGGTGTTTTTTGGTATTTCCTTTTCTATATCACCCTCATGACCAAGAGGATAGTTTATTGCAGACTTTATATGACCAGAGGAATACTCATATTTTGTTCTAACATCGATGATTATTGCATCCTTATTTTTTAATGATTCTATTACATCCTTTGGACCTAGTATTTCAAGATTTTCTGGATCCTTAAAATAATCTGTTATAAATTCAAACATTATAAAAGCAGCTCCCTTCCATTATAAATGCCAACGAAGATTGGCTCCTCCTTTATGATCCACTTCCTTGCAAGAACCTCTCTTAAATGCTCCGTTACATGGGACCATGCACTTAATGAGTCTGTTTCATACAAAACCACGAATTCCTGGTCACCAAGGCCAAAAGAGTATGTCGTGTATGATAGTATATCCTGACCCTCCTTGTCGCTCCTGGCAGCACCTATATGCCCTGCCATGATCTTTCTTCTTTCATCGTAGTTTAAAAGGTACCATTCACGGTCCTTGCTCATTGGATATGCTATAAAATATTTTTTTGGTTCCGTTTTTAATGTGTCCTCCAGCTTCTGGCCCTCCTTTATGTATGGCGATTCCTCATAAAGTGAGAGCATGCTGTACTGTGGATAACCATAGTTCCCTATTATTGCATTTAATCTTTCCTTTAATTTGACAATGTTCAATGGTTCATTTGATGATGCCCAGAATATAATATCGCTATCATATCTCATTGATTTATAATATTTTACATTAATTAGATTGCCATTTTTTATATTTTCATCTATTTCTGAAATTATTGATGAATTTATATTCTGCTTTTCCTGTACTGGAAGCTGCCAGAATGATCCGTATAATTTGTAATTAAGTATATACATGTATATCATAGCCATCACTTTAATAATTAATAATTCTCTTATAAATTTATTTATCAGTCAAGCCTCTGCTGGTTATTGTTTGAAACACAGTATTTCTTTAAATCATACTGCTGGAATATAAAGTTTTTTAAAAGCGATATTAATTTTAATCGATCTATGTTCTGTGGTTCTATGAGCTGATTGCTCTTTGGTATCTTTAATCCGGCCTCGTCCAGCTTTTTTATATATTCTGATCTGTATGATGATGTAACAATCTTATAATCCCTTGGCTGGCTGACATTGCATTTCTCAAGTTCACGCATGAATACCGGCCTGTCAAAGAGCGAGTATAAAAGCAGTAATGCATTGTTGCCTGATTCCTCCTCGTCATCCATTCTTGCCACCTCACCAACCATTGAATATATATCCTTATCATTCCTTTTTATAATTGAATAGATCTTTGCTGGTTTAATCTCCTTTTCATTTATCATGCCCATCTCTGTTAATGCCCTTAAATAGCCTGTGAGAACCAGCCTGTGTATGTTTAGACCCTTCTTTTCAAGTGATTTCTGTATCCCTGTTATTGATTTTTCCTCGGAGCCGATATCATCGAATATAATATCCATAATCCTCTTTTCATCCAAATTATTCATCTGCGTCTTTCATCACCCTTTCCGCATTATTTATTACGTTATTACATATACTAACGGCCTGCCCTGTGAATTTAACAGGATCCATGGCAGCCTCAAGTATTTTTTCATCAATGTATTTTAATACACCTGCTGAAATTAGAGATGATTTTAAAGATTTATTATTTTTATAGGCCTCCATAGAAGCTTTTCTTACAAATTCATGCGCCTCCTGCCTTGGCATGCCACTCAACGTTAATGCCCTCACTATACTTTCGGACATTATAAACTCATCGGATCTTGCCTTTCTAAGCATCTCCTCTTTGTTTATATATAGATGTGAGAACACATCGTTCATGTTATATAAAACGTAATCAATAAGCACAGAGGCGTATGGTATCGTGAATCTTTCAAGAGCACTGTTTGCAAGATCACGTTCGTGCCATATAACAGCAGCCTCGTATTCTGGTATTATTAATGACCTTATGAATCTGCACAGGCTTGATATATTCTCAGAAACTATTGGATTCCTCTTGCTTGGCATTGAGCTTGAACCAACCTGTGATCGCTCATCGAAGTATTCAGAGACCTCATTTATCTCAGGCCTTTGAAGGTTTCTTATCTCGGTTGCGAACTTTTCAAGTGATGTTGCAATATTATTTATAATTGATAAATACTCTATGTACCTGTCCCTGCAGACGATCTGCGAGGATGCAAGCTCACTTTTTATTCCAAGTATCTCGCATACCCTATTCTGTATCTCTATTGAATCCTTTCCAAGGGATGCACCGGTGCCAACAGGTCCTGATATCTTTCCGGCCACTATTCTATCCTCTGCCTCTGTTAAACGTTTTAAATGCCTGGACATTTCATCAAGGTATACAGATAATTTAAGGCCGAAGGTTATTGGGCTTGCGTGCTGCCCATGCGTTCTTCCAACCATGACCGAGTCCTTGTTCTCATCTATTAGTTTTATCAATGTTTTCATAAGATTTTTTATATCGTCTTTTATTATTTTTACTGCTGATTTTATCTGCATTGCTGTTGCAGTATCAATAATATCATTTGATGTTACACCAAAATGAACAAAATTTTTTCCTGCGCTGCACTGCTCTGTGAGTGCCTCAACAAGTGCCATTGTATCATGATGTATTCTTGACTCTATTTCATGAACCCTTTCAATTCTCACGGAATTTGAATCGACCGCATTTTTAATGTCAAGAAAGGCATCCCTGCTAATTATATTATATTCATACTCGGCCTGTGCAAGTGCGGCCTCAACCCTTAACATAAGTCTCATCCTGTTCTCCTCAGAAAATATGTATTTTACATTATCCCTGCCGTATCTATAATCTATTGGAGAAATAATCATGTAAGCTTATTGCAGCTATATTAAAAATTTTTTGTAATTGTTTGATATTTAATTAATACAATCATATAATTATATAAATATTATTTTTAATACAAAATATTCCTGAACCATTAATATTTAACATTTTATTATGCATAAAATTAATATATATATTGTACATCCTATATAATGTTATCTATAAAACTCTTTAAGGTACTTATTATAATAACCATTTTAATATCATTTATTGCAACATATCTTAATCTGCAGGGCATATTGAGTTACCGGGCAAATGCATATATAACATATAATATAGGTGCCATGGTTGGGCTTGTTTTTACAATAATAAGCGTGCTTCTGGTTCTTATGCTTCCTGAAAAGAAAATTACCAAATAAAGGATTTTATAATGATTGTTATATAGCTTTATTAAAAAGTAAACAAATTTAATATTATGTTTTTCATGGATAAAGATAAACTGTAACTATTTTATATGTTTGAACATATTAATATACAAACAGGCTTTTAACTATAAAAATATTTAATTTTCATTAATTATAAATGCTATTTTTATTGTAAAATTTGAAATTTTATGTATAAAAGTTGAGCCTTTATAATGCGAGGAGTGGGATTTGAACCCACGAACCCCTTCGGGACAGGATCTTAAGTCCTGCACCTTTGGCCAAGCTTAGTTATCCTCGCATTTAGGATATTTATAAGTTATTAATAAGTTTTTTTCATTTTGTGTAATCAGCACTGTATTTTTTATTTTCATTGTATGATTTTCCCTTTATTAGTGCAGCAATGCCTGCAACGATTAGTATAAAGAAGCTTATTAAAAGTGATGTGTCTATTCCTGACAGGAATTTAACTGAAACAGCGCCGTTGAGCTTTCCTATACCGAGGAAAACCTCGAAGGCAACGTACCTTGGAACCGTTATCGATGCGATTGTTATTGCAAGAACATAGCTTATTAATGTTCCTATGTTTGACAATGATCTTAATAGTCCGGATATTGAGCCATAAAGCCTCCTTGGTGCACTTGACATAACCGCGCTGCTGTTTGATGGCCAGAACATTGAGCTGCCTATTCCGGTTATTATTGAGCCTATTATTACAATATATATTGGAGATGAAACCTTCATTGTTAGATATACTATTATGCCAGCGGCCATTATGAATATGCCTATTGATGATAGAATCCTTGGACCGGTTCTGTCTGAAAGCCTGCCCATCCTAGGTGCAAGAAAACTTGCCAGGATATATCCTGGAATCAGTATCAATGACGCATAAAATGGTGTAAATCCACGTATCCCCTGCAGGTACATTATTAATATAAAAAGAACGGCAAGGTATCCAATGGCCTGAAGTGTGGCTGCAATTAATGAGAATGACAGCATGCGCTCCCTAAATGCTGAGATC from Picrophilus oshimae DSM 9789 includes:
- a CDS encoding hydrogenase 4 subunit F, translating into MNQWRSCVVEMIIDIILMLMPLISIIFYKYNNYSSFASGIIAMFLLLFIKNSENIFLIDSTSRIFIFMILAIYTASSIYGTKYIKKYASFISYNTYFLLNSLFAFTMLFTVMINNYGFMWVGIEGTTISSALMVITEGTETAKEATWRYIIIVSAGISIAFIAIILIYYSFHTLTVSLIINENKKSILIALAVALSLIGFGTKAGIFPMHSWLPDAHSEAPAPTSAMFSGVLLPVALYVVYRIYEIDRLRMLFIIFSITSMGFAAIFLSYQTRYKRMFAYSTMENMSMALLGIALGGYAFLGAIILLLAHSFGKAGAFFSSGNILYYSDKKSIFDINSIYKNNKVLGISLLLSSLAVTGTPPFGTFIGEFLIIYGIFKSGLWYLAIPVIIFIFMAFVSINMNVTGMMLGDENHDIKIPKIMLYTSLIMPVISLIIGLYLVVYHEIL
- a CDS encoding NADH-quinone oxidoreductase subunit D-related protein, with the protein product MRYYSYGGRSGRLIGKAGDLTIYARTYNYDDINHENEKSTDFSFNFSYGPLTGGIPEPFRFDINTSGEKINYIKYYNYKIRNIKLKGINIKDAIPYIERINGNFAASYTICFLSSVMDALEIEIPYELKMYYIIEMELERIRNHLYVLARMCEPAGFNVPANMLMHIKERFSRIIDITFGHRYFFGVNQLKSKRLDIYKMINVYKNEINDIYLNLLNSRLFTDRLQDNGRILDDDMTGPAARAAGYKYDSRYDFDIFYYNDTGYEIKTDDSGDAMSRFNVRFNEILNSIDIIENAENKTGDSCYNILDGSGTGLTRVESPSGDVAFYLELSNGVIKDLKIHTALERNMKSFLKSSTGTIFTDFHFNFESFGLWAADEVNII
- a CDS encoding NADH-quinone oxidoreductase subunit B family protein, translating into MNIWFLKGIKSGIKTEDIYKSEYKPQWSTEITGSGDVKCPTNAISNNTWDSRRCIYCRRCYPEYNINGNDDISIISGSIDKKFRKSLNIYSIDSGTCGACNSELFSISIPEYDLTRYHIFFTNTPRHADAIILSGIYNESMKDVIDNALGAMPKPGYLILLGACALSGGIIGSGHEIKAVLEIPGCPPNPYTILKGLRRLML
- a CDS encoding proton-conducting transporter transmembrane domain-containing protein, which encodes MMYIILFFIIAALISFIFKRTGYIISVISSFLLIIYGIINFSYLHFFYIISGTVWALSSWYSISYDDEKGYLSILYNISILGMVTVLISNNYLMFLAGWETMSISGYLIIALYSNKSYPAFVFSAFSEISTVLIITGFAYAYYITGTFNFVIIKSIVPLIMVSFGFMTKMGMFPFMISEWLPIGHGNAPANASIILSATMTLMGVYGILKMAMLSPYNIYLGYILMLIGAFTVLFAGLYSYLSDHVKSLPAFSTVENNGGILVALGLYISVDDSLIRIFFLSTVLVFSMAHSLAKTGIFMVSGNVSSRTHEYLFNIEDKKSSMTYIGAVILGASLSGLYPTIGGVATWMLLESLFMNAIYSVYGVYSIIIGAMIALGEGLVSAAYIKYITFSQLFRKKGRVKIKEQPVIITGALVIILSLLSVLIINRNFISGFESIGIANSFLIESRYSSGDFGLIAPAYAIAIIAISFLLSLIIFKKPRIRYNIPWNNGLSYFERYNSIAFTSNIKAMLSKLITEKIDVFWEVMILISVEYRKFAKKLLYKIMSSSMSIYMLYMVLGLFFAIIFVYIFY
- a CDS encoding hemerythrin domain-containing protein yields the protein MDTESEMKNDHVIVDEMLSKLLESMENNPDVNLYSEIEKGLKRHIYVEEEVMFPRALKLGVEPARISGLEMEHASIWMLMDRIDRNINDAHNKKYINEIISILRAHNKQEEDYVYPAFGNDDSIKLEEYTVPENWVCVKLRK
- a CDS encoding 50S ribosomal protein L41e, with product MKRSSRDWKKRGKMRWKWRKKKIRRLKRARKANKQ
- a CDS encoding universal stress protein — protein: MKILIAYDDTNGAKEALKYGLKFKKIVDEYIIVYVIPAIVGISASFDSYVPETVYQGQDKTADEILNNARAILDNENVKYNIVKIRSEGDEVSKLIADYAVQNGADMIITGTRKLHGISKLILGSVSSGIIAHSEIPVLVVPPS
- a CDS encoding 30S ribosomal protein S17e; protein product: MGSIRPSNIKRIAEEIVDNNPGIFNEDFENNKKILSEMLKNSVTKKTMNAIAGYVTRYILKKKSKEKSEMEQLGLA
- a CDS encoding rhodanese-like domain-containing protein — its product is MFEFITDYFKDPENLEILGPKDVIESLKNKDAIIIDVRTKYEYSSGHIKSAINYPLGHEGDIEKEIPKNTRIILICKTGHRSRAAANRLTRMGYKNLAHLEGGMDNWKKQNFPVVK
- a CDS encoding chlorite dismutase family protein, with the protein product MIYMYILNYKLYGSFWQLPVQEKQNINSSIISEIDENIKNGNLINVKYYKSMRYDSDIIFWASSNEPLNIVKLKERLNAIIGNYGYPQYSMLSLYEESPYIKEGQKLEDTLKTEPKKYFIAYPMSKDREWYLLNYDERRKIMAGHIGAARSDKEGQDILSYTTYSFGLGDQEFVVLYETDSLSAWSHVTEHLREVLARKWIIKEEPIFVGIYNGRELLL
- a CDS encoding cupin domain-containing protein, which encodes MNNLDEKRIMDIIFDDIGSEEKSITGIQKSLEKKGLNIHRLVLTGYLRALTEMGMINEKEIKPAKIYSIIKRNDKDIYSMVGEVARMDDEEESGNNALLLLYSLFDRPVFMRELEKCNVSQPRDYKIVTSSYRSEYIKKLDEAGLKIPKSNQLIEPQNIDRLKLISLLKNFIFQQYDLKKYCVSNNNQQRLD
- the purB gene encoding adenylosuccinate lyase, with product MIISPIDYRYGRDNVKYIFSEENRMRLMLRVEAALAQAEYEYNIISRDAFLDIKNAVDSNSVRIERVHEIESRIHHDTMALVEALTEQCSAGKNFVHFGVTSNDIIDTATAMQIKSAVKIIKDDIKNLMKTLIKLIDENKDSVMVGRTHGQHASPITFGLKLSVYLDEMSRHLKRLTEAEDRIVAGKISGPVGTGASLGKDSIEIQNRVCEILGIKSELASSQIVCRDRYIEYLSIINNIATSLEKFATEIRNLQRPEINEVSEYFDERSQVGSSSMPSKRNPIVSENISSLCRFIRSLIIPEYEAAVIWHERDLANSALERFTIPYASVLIDYVLYNMNDVFSHLYINKEEMLRKARSDEFIMSESIVRALTLSGMPRQEAHEFVRKASMEAYKNNKSLKSSLISAGVLKYIDEKILEAAMDPVKFTGQAVSICNNVINNAERVMKDADE